In Leptotrichia sp. oral taxon 221, the DNA window TCTAAATCTTTTAAAATCAATAATTCTAGAATATGCACTCGCTCCAGCAACAATCATTTTTGGTTTTTCAGCTAATGCAATTTCACGAACTTTGTCATAATCAATCAATTCAGTTTCTGGATCCAATCCATACTCTAATCCAACATAGTTTTTTCCAGAAAAATTAATTTTATATCCGTGAGTTAAATGTCCACCAGAACTAAGTCCCATTCCCAAAATCTTATCTCCTGCATCTAGCAATCCAACATAAACTCCCATATTCGCTTGTGATCCTGAATGAGGCTGAACATTCGCAAATTTTGCCCCAAAAATCTTTTTCAATCTTTCAATCGCTAAAGTTTCTACAGTATCAACATTCACACAACCTCCATAATATCTCTTTCCTGGATATCCTTCAGCATATTTATTTGTAAACACTGACCCAGCAGCTTCCATTACCGCCTTTGAAACAAAATTTTCTGAAGCAATTAATTCGATTCCTTCCTCTTGTCTTTTCTCTTCCGCTTGAATAGCGTTATAAATCTCTAAATCGTAATCTTTTATATAGCTCATATTTTCCTCCTGCTAATTAACATTTTTATCTAATTATATCATATTATTCTAAAACTTCATACGATATTTTCCATTTATTAGATTTAATTTTCGAGCTGTAAAATGTTGGTAAATTAATTTCGATTATTTGTTTTCCATTTTCTTTTTTGATAAAAGAATCGTACGAGCAAATAATTTCTCCATTTTCATTTTCCAAATACCATTTTACCTTTTTGGCTTTTATTTCAATTTCAGTTTTTATAGTACATGAATTTGAATCTATCATTCCAATATGAAAAAATGCTATTTTCTCAATATCTGAAATTTCATAGTCTGGATACGGTTTTCCTTCCTCGCCTAAATGATACGAATCATGCACCAACGCACTTTGAATCACAGTTTTCCAAATTCTTTTCCTTAAAAAAACTTGATCTGATATTCGATTCACATCCATATCTTCCTTCAAATAATCTTTCATCAAGCCAAATATATTTTTAATAACACCATTATATCCGCCCCACATACCAGCTAAAATCAATTCATTATGCATTCTCGAATCTCTCATCACATGAAAATATTTTCCAGAATTAAGCCATTCCTTAACCGCAGCCTTTTCCTTGTAAGAAAGCAACGAATCAGCATCTCTTATTATAAATTTATCTACACTCTCATCATCTATTACCAAAAACCTCCAAAAAGTACCTGGTATCTCACTTTGTTCTTGATTTACAAAAATTATTTCTGCATTTTCTTGTTTCAATCTTGAAATAACTTCTTCTGAAACAGTTTTATCTACATAAAATCTACATTTCCATTCTGGATAAATTGACTTTGCTAATTTCACATTCAAAATCGCAACTTCACAATATTTTGGAGAATTTCCATACAATGAATACGAAATTACACTTTTTCTATTACTACCTTCATTATCATAATCCTTTCCAAAAGAATTTTTTAAATTATTTTCAGTAGGATTCTCACATGGAATTTTAAATACTTTTTGAGTCTCATTCGCTTCCTTCTTCTTTAATTTTATTAACAATTTAGAATAATAACTAGATTCCTCTATTTTATTCATTTCCTCGCATATTTCCATTTTTGAATTGTAAACTTCTATTTTATCTCCATCATAATTACTTATAGCTTTATCAATAATTTCATACGCTTCATCATATTTTTTCAGCCTTCTTTTCACATCCGCCATTTCCTTCAAAGCCAATCCGTGATTTGGAACTAACTCTAAAACTTCCGAGATAATCTTTTCCATCAATTCATAATCTTTATTTATAGACGCCTCATTTTTCCTATCCGATAATTCTTTCAATTTTTCATTTATCTCTTCAATATTTTTCATTCTCTCAAAACCTCACTAAATTCTTAACTTTTATAAAAAGTATTTAAAAAAATCATATAAAAAGGAGCTACCACTTGGAAAGCCCCTTTCCTTATAATTACAAACTCTACTATTTTGCAACTTGAATTTTTCTAAAATTGTAATAAAATGCTCTTACTAAATCATATTCAAATGGCGAATTTAAGTCTCCATATTTAAGGCTAATTAACGATCTCGCATTTAATCCTGTCATAACAGGTCTAGTGAATCCATAGATATTTTCATCGAAAACTCCTTTATCAAAGAATAAAGCATCTTCTGCTGCACCTCTTGCTGCTGATTCCATAGCTGTGTCTACTAACGTTCCTACACCATCTCTAACAGTACTAGGCCCTAAAAGTGGCAACACAAGGTATGATCCAGTATTTACACCATAATGCCCTAATGTATCTCCCATTGTCTCCCAATCTTTTTGCATTCCCATATGAGAAGCAACATCCATAACTCCTAGCACTCCTACTGTAGAATTAACAGCCAATCTTCCCAACGCATTCATCGCTTTGCCAGGTTTTAGTTGTAACAATGAATTTACAAAAGTTGGAATTTCTTTAAAATTATTATAGAAATTTGCTATTCCTTTTCTCACAGGTTTAGGAACAATTGCTCCATAAACTCTCGAAACTGGATACGCTATTTTCTCATCAAACTGCGTATTAAACGCATACATTCTTCTATTAAACGGTTCCATTGCATCATTCATCCCCGTCAAATCAAATATTTTACTCGACACAACATAATCTTCATCCAATTCTGTCAAATTATTAGTCAAAACTCCATATGAATCCTCATCAAATGCAACATATCTATTTACATCGCTTTGACCTTTTTTCTTTTTAGATCTAATTACAGAACGAGGAACTTTATCTATACTTTTTCCCGGCTTTTCAACCACAGAACCATCAATAAATTCCACAAAAATATTATCATTCTTCTCATCTTCTATATTTTCCAATTGTGACACATAATTCAAATTATCAATATCTACTAATTTTGATTGTTTTGCTTGAATAACAGTTGTTGCCGCAAACAATGTACAAAAAACCAATAATTTATTATTTTTCTTCATCGTATTAATTTTCCTCCAATTTATCTACCATAAGTTTTGCAACATCTTTATGCCACAAAAGTCCTGTATGACCACCAAAAGGTATCATTACTTTATTTTTAAATGTTTGATTTATATATTCCAAATCTTTATCTGATAATAAAATATCATTTGTAGATGAAATAAATACTATATTCTTATTATTTCTATCAATAAAGTCTTGACTGCTTCTTAAATCAAAATCTGCTATAAATTGATCCAATGTTAAATCAGGATATTTATTTGCCTTTAAATATGGATACAAAATTTCTTTCGCATATTCATCAAATGAAACTGACATTCCTTCAGCAAATTCTTTCGTAAGAGAATCAAATCTCTTATATGATTTCTTATCTGACAATCTTCCCACTGCCTTTTGTCCACTAAATACTTCCCCAGCAAAAGTCATATTTGCTGAATAAAATCTAAATAACAATCCTGTTAGTACTTCTAAATCTTTATCTCCCAATTTTAATTTATTCAAAGGGCTAGTACTAATATCCATATCAGAAAAATTAAGATCTTTAGATGTTATTGATTCATCATTAATTATATTACTAAAATGTGTATCCAAGAATTTTTCCAATCCTTTTGCATCAAAAATTCCATTTTTTACTAAATATCCATCTAATTTTTGAGTAGCTGTCAAAATACTAATTGGCGTATTCAATAATAACGATTTTTTTATTCCTATTTGATGTTTTTGCTCATCTTCTTTTTGGATTAATAATGATTGGAATCCTCCTAAACTATAACCTCCAACATAAATATTTCCATTTATTTTCATTCCATCTTTTTTCTCATCAGCAATTGCTTTTCTAATAATATCGTACATTTGTTCAGATTCAGATTTTATATATCCTGCATAATTATTTTTACTTTGACTAACAATAAACGGCATTGTAGTAACCGAACTAAATGCTATAACGTTGTATCCTCTGTCATAAAACACATTTGCCATATACATAGAAAGTCCACTGTTATACACCGAACCTGTCCCTGAAATTACTATCATCAATGGGGCCTCTTCTTTTTGTTTCCAAACTCCATATTTAAAATCAGACCATTGTCTAAGAATTTCTGGAATTTTTTTCGTTGTCTTTATTGTTCTTACCTTAGGTCCTTTTGCATGACTAAAAGTGTACCACTGATCTTTAGGTGTCCCTAAAACCGTAGCTCTTATCGCATTTTCTTTATGCGGATAATCAACTGCAATCTGCGAAACATCGACTTCATCTGCAAACCCAATCACAGACATTCCTAAAACTATCATCATTAAAAGAAATTTCTTTATCATAACCTGTTCTCCTTTTTTTTAATTTAAAAATCTTTTGTATTTGATTATAACATAATTTTAAGAATTTTTCATTATTTTTTTGACTGAAAAGTCATTTTTATTATAATTTTTAAATATCCACCGAAACCAACTTAGTCTCTCCAATCTCTTTATTCATAGTCACCCCATAAAGTCTATGAGATCCTTTCATCGTTTCTTTATTGTGTGTAATCAAGATAAATTGCGACTTATCGATAAATTTATGTAGCACTTCAACTATTTTTTGTGTATTTTTTTCATCTAACGCCGCTTCAATTTCATCAAAGAATGTAAATGGACTTGGTTTAAACATAAATATTGCCATTATGAAAGAAACTGCTAACATTGATTTTTCCCCTCCAGAAAGTAACATTAGTGTTTGTTCTGGCTTATTTTTGTATCTCACGCTTAATTCCAATCCAGTTTTTAATAAATCTTCAGGATTCGTCAATTTTATGCCACCTTCAGCACCATTTAGAATAGTATCACACATGTACTTGAAATTCTCGCTAATTTTTTCATACGCAAGAGAAAATTTATTTGTAATTTCAACTTCAATCTCTCCAATTAGCTTGAAAAGAGCTTCTCTACTCTCAATCAAATCTTTTTTCTGATTAACAATGCTTGTGTAACGCTCATTTTCTCTCTCAAATTCCTCAATAGAAGCTAAATTTACACTTCCAATTTCTTCTCTACTTTTTTGATTCATCGACAATTTTCGTTTTACAGCATTTAATTCATTCTCGTTTTTCAATTCAAAATATTCTTCATTTTCTTTGATTTTATCCTTTTCAATCGTTTCAAACTCATCTAACTGAGATTGTAATTCATTTTCATTTTTTAGAATTTTTTCCAACAATTTTTCATAATCATTTTTTTCACTCAAAATTCTCATTTCAATTTCTTTTATTTCTTGAATCAAGTCTCTTTCTCGTTTTTCAATCTCTTTTATAGTTATCTCAATTTTTTCAATTTCTTCAAGATTTTCTTGATTATCTAAAACTTTTTTATCAATTTCTTCTTTTTTAGAAGCAATTTTCGTCTCAAAATCCTCCTTCAAAAAATCTCTCTTTTTCTCAAATTCCAATAATTCCTGATATTCACGAATCAATTTATTGTAATCAGCTTCAATTTCTCTGTATCTTGCTTTATTGTTTTCTGTTTTTACCTTCAAAATTTCATATTCTGTTACAATCGTATTCAATTCATTAGTATATTCATCCAAATTACTAATTTTATCCAATTCCTTTTCCAAATATTCCAATTTAGAATTATTTTCTACTATGTACTTTTCAATTTCCTTAACAATTCTCTCATTTTCTATAATTTTTTCTTGCTTTTCAGTGATAAAATTCTCATTTTCTGTAATTTCATAATTTAAAGTTCTTAAAATTCTCTCTTTTTGACCAAATTTTAAATTAAAATTGTCATACTCTGCATTAAATTCTTCGTAATCCTTTAAAAATACACTAAATTCATCTTGTATTTCTTTTTTTTCAGAATCTAATTTTGCTGCTTTTTCTGTAATTTCCTTTAATTTTTTTTCAAATCCTGTTATTTCACTAGAAATCGACTGTAAATCCTTTTCTAATAGCTTTAATTCTTTTTTTCGTTCTAATAATTCGTCTTTCCCTCTAAAAGAATGTCCTCCTGTCATTCTACCACGAGCTGTAATTATATCCCCTTCAAGCGTAACAATCCTGTCACTAAAACCATTTTTCGATAATTGAGCTCCTACATCCAAATTTTTTACAACAACCGCATTTCCATACGCAAATTGCACTATTTTCTCAAGACTTTTATCATATTTAACAATATTTCGTGCAAAATCAATCACACCTTCAACTTTTGGCAATTGCGACAACATTTTCCCAGTCTTAATATTTTCAATTGGTAAAAACGATGCTCTTCCAAGTTTTTTATCTTTCAAAATTTGAATACACTTTTTCCCAATATCAGTATTTTTTACAACAATATCTTGAAATAATCCACCTGATAAAGTTTGAATAGCTTCCTCATATCCAACAGGAATATCAATCAAATTAACAAACGCACCAATCACGCCATCAATTTTTTCATTAAGAATATATTTTATTCCTCTATTAAACGTCTCGTTTTTCTCAATGATATTAATATTTGCTCGTCTTTTTGAATCTAAATTCTCATACTTATATCTCAAATCATTTTTCTGACTATTAATTCTCGAATAATCACTTCTCAACTCATCAATTTCATCATCCAATTGTTTTATTTGAGCTTCTTTTTCTAATTTAAAACCTTCCTTTTCAGCCTTTTTATTCTCAAAATCATCTTTTTCATTTTGTATTTTTTCAATTTCTGATTGA includes these proteins:
- a CDS encoding M48 family metallopeptidase, encoding MKNIEEINEKLKELSDRKNEASINKDYELMEKIISEVLELVPNHGLALKEMADVKRRLKKYDEAYEIIDKAISNYDGDKIEVYNSKMEICEEMNKIEESSYYSKLLIKLKKKEANETQKVFKIPCENPTENNLKNSFGKDYDNEGSNRKSVISYSLYGNSPKYCEVAILNVKLAKSIYPEWKCRFYVDKTVSEEVISRLKQENAEIIFVNQEQSEIPGTFWRFLVIDDESVDKFIIRDADSLLSYKEKAAVKEWLNSGKYFHVMRDSRMHNELILAGMWGGYNGVIKNIFGLMKDYLKEDMDVNRISDQVFLRKRIWKTVIQSALVHDSYHLGEEGKPYPDYEISDIEKIAFFHIGMIDSNSCTIKTEIEIKAKKVKWYLENENGEIICSYDSFIKKENGKQIIEINLPTFYSSKIKSNKWKISYEVLE
- a CDS encoding VacJ family lipoprotein gives rise to the protein MKKNNKLLVFCTLFAATTVIQAKQSKLVDIDNLNYVSQLENIEDEKNDNIFVEFIDGSVVEKPGKSIDKVPRSVIRSKKKKGQSDVNRYVAFDEDSYGVLTNNLTELDEDYVVSSKIFDLTGMNDAMEPFNRRMYAFNTQFDEKIAYPVSRVYGAIVPKPVRKGIANFYNNFKEIPTFVNSLLQLKPGKAMNALGRLAVNSTVGVLGVMDVASHMGMQKDWETMGDTLGHYGVNTGSYLVLPLLGPSTVRDGVGTLVDTAMESAARGAAEDALFFDKGVFDENIYGFTRPVMTGLNARSLISLKYGDLNSPFEYDLVRAFYYNFRKIQVAK
- a CDS encoding alpha/beta hydrolase, translating into MIKKFLLMMIVLGMSVIGFADEVDVSQIAVDYPHKENAIRATVLGTPKDQWYTFSHAKGPKVRTIKTTKKIPEILRQWSDFKYGVWKQKEEAPLMIVISGTGSVYNSGLSMYMANVFYDRGYNVIAFSSVTTMPFIVSQSKNNYAGYIKSESEQMYDIIRKAIADEKKDGMKINGNIYVGGYSLGGFQSLLIQKEDEQKHQIGIKKSLLLNTPISILTATQKLDGYLVKNGIFDAKGLEKFLDTHFSNIINDESITSKDLNFSDMDISTSPLNKLKLGDKDLEVLTGLLFRFYSANMTFAGEVFSGQKAVGRLSDKKSYKRFDSLTKEFAEGMSVSFDEYAKEILYPYLKANKYPDLTLDQFIADFDLRSSQDFIDRNNKNIVFISSTNDILLSDKDLEYINQTFKNKVMIPFGGHTGLLWHKDVAKLMVDKLEEN
- the smc gene encoding chromosome segregation protein SMC, which codes for MYLKALEINGFKSFANKTVVEFDNGITSIVGPNGSGKSNILDAILWVLGEQSYKNIRAKESSDIIFSGSKSRKPKSMAEVSLIIENEDRYLDIDFSEIKITRRIFKSGENEYLLNNKKVRLKDINNLFIDTGIGKQAYSIIGQGRVERIISSSPMELKEIIEEAAGVKRAKNEKEISEKKLKEVKNEIEKIDYVEKDLEVRVNYLKKESEKARLFKSYTQKIDTEKYMILEYGINEKNLLKADYTAKSEQLKSKLENVQEEFLKKNSEWESENNHREELFEKLSAKKKENKENTSLTDNLKNEYSELVKKHSNLEIEANEKDKRKGNLDVDTKEKEEILKRSKEELDQINKALNEKKAQKDEVEKKVLELKEKKSNIEDEIKKRTQKNSDFEVDKIKLRGENEDLEKRVISAKNEGKKYLVEKKEIQSEIEKIQNEKDDFENKKAEKEGFKLEKEAQIKQLDDEIDELRSDYSRINSQKNDLRYKYENLDSKRRANINIIEKNETFNRGIKYILNEKIDGVIGAFVNLIDIPVGYEEAIQTLSGGLFQDIVVKNTDIGKKCIQILKDKKLGRASFLPIENIKTGKMLSQLPKVEGVIDFARNIVKYDKSLEKIVQFAYGNAVVVKNLDVGAQLSKNGFSDRIVTLEGDIITARGRMTGGHSFRGKDELLERKKELKLLEKDLQSISSEITGFEKKLKEITEKAAKLDSEKKEIQDEFSVFLKDYEEFNAEYDNFNLKFGQKERILRTLNYEITENENFITEKQEKIIENERIVKEIEKYIVENNSKLEYLEKELDKISNLDEYTNELNTIVTEYEILKVKTENNKARYREIEADYNKLIREYQELLEFEKKRDFLKEDFETKIASKKEEIDKKVLDNQENLEEIEKIEITIKEIEKRERDLIQEIKEIEMRILSEKNDYEKLLEKILKNENELQSQLDEFETIEKDKIKENEEYFELKNENELNAVKRKLSMNQKSREEIGSVNLASIEEFERENERYTSIVNQKKDLIESREALFKLIGEIEVEITNKFSLAYEKISENFKYMCDTILNGAEGGIKLTNPEDLLKTGLELSVRYKNKPEQTLMLLSGGEKSMLAVSFIMAIFMFKPSPFTFFDEIEAALDEKNTQKIVEVLHKFIDKSQFILITHNKETMKGSHRLYGVTMNKEIGETKLVSVDI